In a genomic window of Roseiflexus castenholzii DSM 13941:
- a CDS encoding PIN domain-containing protein, which yields MNTFLVDFLIIEIDEDISHKAVELLEEYRLSHELLIADSFIAVIALSCGYPLESRNQRDYRFIRGTQSAAL from the coding sequence TTGAACACATTTCTTGTCGATTTTCTGATTATCGAGATCGATGAGGATATTTCTCATAAAGCGGTTGAATTGTTGGAAGAATACCGGCTAAGCCATGAATTGCTTATTGCTGATTCTTTTATTGCTGTTATCGCCCTCTCGTGTGGTTATCCTCTTGAATCCAGGAATCAGCGTGACTATCGCTTTATTAGGGGGACTCAATCTGCTGCCCTATAG
- a CDS encoding Hsp20/alpha crystallin family protein, whose translation MIFDDNPHASIRILRTRMPYAPFDMRPWSPAVNVFETEQAMLLVIELAGVEPSNVQIEAHPQFVRIAGVRQIALPHDLRRLHRMEIASGAFQIEVPFDRPIDPDRTTARFNTGLLEIWLPFAGRGARQVVVHIKQEGES comes from the coding sequence ATGATCTTCGACGATAATCCCCATGCCTCGATACGCATTTTGCGCACGCGCATGCCGTATGCGCCATTTGATATGCGTCCGTGGTCGCCAGCGGTGAATGTGTTTGAGACCGAACAGGCAATGCTGCTGGTCATCGAACTGGCCGGCGTCGAGCCTTCGAATGTGCAGATCGAAGCGCACCCGCAGTTTGTGCGTATCGCCGGCGTGCGCCAGATTGCGTTGCCCCACGATCTGCGCCGCTTGCACCGGATGGAGATCGCATCCGGCGCCTTCCAAATCGAGGTTCCTTTTGATCGCCCGATTGACCCGGATCGGACGACTGCCCGTTTCAACACCGGCTTGCTGGAAATCTGGCTTCCTTTCGCCGGGCGCGGCGCTCGTCAGGTTGTTGTCCACATTAAGCAGGAGGGTGAGTCATGA
- a CDS encoding LLM class F420-dependent oxidoreductase has product MSRSLEIGVVFPQTEIGDDPGIIREYAQEVEALGYRYILAYDHVLGADPSIRPGWSGPYTSESMFHEPLVLFGYLAGITTSIGLATGVIILPQRQTALVAKQAAEVDVLSGGRLRLGIGIGWNEVEYQALGENFHNRGARSEEQIAVLRALWSEKVVTFHGRWHTIEAAGLNPLPPRRSIPIWIGGYAEATLKRVARIGDGWITFRPPDETTRAALERLAGYARDAGRDPATIGIESQLNLRSVAEERWQTYIDAWRALGAHYLCLNTMGMGLTRIDQHLAVLQRAAHLR; this is encoded by the coding sequence ATGAGCCGCTCCCTTGAAATTGGCGTCGTCTTCCCGCAAACGGAAATTGGCGATGATCCTGGAATAATCCGCGAATATGCCCAGGAAGTCGAGGCGCTTGGTTATCGCTACATCCTGGCATACGACCACGTCCTCGGCGCCGATCCGTCGATTCGTCCCGGCTGGAGCGGACCGTACACGAGCGAGTCGATGTTCCACGAGCCGTTGGTTCTATTCGGGTATCTGGCAGGGATCACGACATCAATCGGTCTGGCGACCGGCGTGATCATCCTTCCGCAGCGACAGACAGCGCTGGTCGCCAAGCAGGCGGCTGAAGTCGATGTGCTGAGCGGCGGACGGCTGCGGCTGGGTATTGGCATCGGATGGAATGAGGTGGAGTATCAGGCACTGGGCGAGAACTTCCACAACCGCGGCGCGCGGAGCGAGGAGCAGATCGCCGTGCTGCGCGCCCTGTGGTCCGAGAAAGTCGTCACCTTTCACGGACGCTGGCACACAATCGAGGCAGCAGGACTCAATCCACTGCCGCCACGTCGTTCCATCCCGATCTGGATCGGCGGATACGCTGAAGCGACCCTGAAGCGCGTGGCGCGGATCGGCGACGGCTGGATCACCTTTCGCCCGCCGGACGAGACGACCCGAGCCGCGCTGGAACGTCTCGCCGGATATGCCCGAGATGCCGGGCGTGACCCTGCGACGATCGGCATCGAGTCGCAGTTGAACCTGCGTTCGGTCGCAGAAGAGCGCTGGCAGACGTATATCGATGCCTGGCGCGCGCTCGGAGCGCATTATCTCTGCCTCAATACCATGGGTATGGGATTGACGCGCATTGATCAGCATCTGGCGGTGTTACAGCGCGCGGCGCACCTCAGATGA